The following coding sequences lie in one Apostichopus japonicus isolate 1M-3 chromosome 13, ASM3797524v1, whole genome shotgun sequence genomic window:
- the LOC139978712 gene encoding uncharacterized protein — MEKTTKPLKNIQRLWRRNFKKNTPKVDLIKQRMEITYAQRRKLINSKPLIVEVQENYPALFSPCEIGNEFKRLTDTELHKIFESSLSKAASKILSEVKLKSQLLPIVMKHLQIEDKTVAALLVLPVVFLSFFKLYEEETSPDYVVDAAENADPFVAVIGDVMKPKCCYIVVEKHIVFDTANVISAASSLFGLLYACNIHYTTTTLETYTFIQKFCMKLSDKLKTPRRVRTFVEKIRE; from the exons ATGGAGAAGACGACAAAACCCTTAAAGAACATACAGAGGTTATGGAGAaggaattttaaaaaaaacactccAAAAGTTGATCTAATCAAACAACGAATGGAAATAACTTATGCTCAAAGGCGTAAATTAATTAACTCCAAACCACTTATTGTTGAAGTTCAAGAGAATTACCCTGCATTGTTTTCGCCATGCGAAATTGGCAATGAATTCAAACGTCTAACAGATACAGAACTTCACAAAATCTTTGAAAGCTCTTTAAGCAAGGCTGCAAGTAAAATATTATCAGAAGTAAAACTAAAGTCACAACTTTTGCCAATAGTGATGAAGCACCTGCAAATTGAGGACAAGACTGTTGCTGCACTTTTAGTCCTTCCAGTTGTGTTCTTGAGTTTCTTCAAACTTTACGAG GAAGAGACATCTCCAGATTATGTTGTGGACGCAGCGGAAAATGCGGATCCATTTGTTGCAGTTATTGGGGACGTAATGAAGCCAAAGTGCTGTTATATCGTTgttgaaaaacacattgtatTTGACACTGCAAATGTTATTTCTGCGGCCAGCTCTTTGTTCGGACTCCTGTACGCCTGCAACATTCACTACACCACGACTACGCTTGAAACATACACCTTCATTCAGAAATTCTGCATGAAATTGAGTGACAAATTGAAGACACCAAGGAGAGTAAGGACATTTGTTGAAAAGATTAGAGAGTGA